A single window of Scyliorhinus torazame isolate Kashiwa2021f chromosome 29, sScyTor2.1, whole genome shotgun sequence DNA harbors:
- the mgat3a gene encoding beta-1,4-mannosyl-glycoprotein 4-beta-N-acetylglucosaminyltransferase a: MKMRRHRVVLVLCMAGLCLISFMHFLKALSYITFSRELSAFSPSLRSIFVDSQFFWKPNVAEDVNTGLGLQITPKAQSRGRPPLHRALFELRDDEAKYFLQTKAGAICFKQGTKMSVTTVEGALDWGRSAIDKQLAQKVASRGWSGRPRRRWVGCPCLPGWHGPNCGVPTMVQYSNLPTKERLSPRAVPRRVINAVNINHEFDLLDVRFRELGNVVDVFIICESNFTAFGEPKPLKFVEMLLNGSFGYVGQKILYVFLDHFPSGGRQDGWIADDYLRTYLTQNGMSRIVDLRDDDIFLINDADEIPAHDGVLFLKLFDGWTEPFAFHLRKSLYGFFWKQPGSLEVVSGCTVAMLFMVYNGDGIKLRRREYYLMPNFRQYENSTGHILVPWAVGSPLHFAGWHCSWCFKPEGIRYKLLSAQNGDFPRWGNYQEKRELSYIRELIQTGGWFDGTEQDYPPADPKEHMYAPKYLLQNFDKYRYILENPYRKESWGPGPVKAAEIYNQTGRIT, translated from the coding sequence ATGAAGATGAGGCGTCACCGTGTGGTTCTGGTGCTGTGTATGGCAGGACTGTGCCTCATCTCCTTCATGCACTTCCTCAAAGCCCTGTCCTACATCACGTTTTCCCGCGAGCTCTCTGCCTTCAGCCCTTCACTCCGCTCCATCTTTGTCGACTCGCAGTTCTTCTGGAAGCCAAATGTAGCAGAGGATGTGAACACTGGCCTCGGGCTTCAGATCACGCCGAAGGCCCAGAGCAGAGGCCGCCCACCGCTGCACCGAGCTCTGTTTGAATTGAGAGATGACGAGGCGAAGTATTTCCTGCAGACCAAGGCTGGCGCCATTTGTTTCAAGCAGGGGACCAAGATGTCGGTGACGACTGTGGAGGGGGCATTGGACTGGGGTCGCAGTGCAATCGATAAGCAGCTGGCGCAGAAGGTGGCGAgccgggggtggagtgggaggccACGACGCAGGTGGGTTGGGTGCCCTTGCCTCCCAGGCTGGCACGGGCCAAACTGTGGGGTGCCCACCATGGTCCAGTATTCCAATCTGCCGACGAAAGAGCGCCTGAGCCCGCGGGCAGTGCCCCGCAGGGTCATCAATGCCGTGAACATCAACCATGAGTTTGACCTGTTGGACGTCCGGTTTCGCGAGCTGGGTAACGTGGTCGATGTTTTCATCATCTGCGAGTCCAACTTCACTGCCTTTGGGGAGCCCAAGCCCCTGAAGTTTGTGGAGATGCTCCTGAATGGGTCCTTTGGTTACGTGGGCCAGAAGATCCTGTATGTTTTCCTGGACCATTTCCCCAGCGGAGGTCGGCAGGATGGCTGGATCGCCGACGATTACCTGCGGACCTACCTGACGCAGAACGGGATGAGTAGAATCGTCGATCTCCGGGACGATGACATCTTCCTCATCAATGATGCCGATGAGATCCCTGCTCACGACGGCGTGCTCTTCCTCAAGCTCTTTGACGGTTGGACCGAACCCTTCGCCTTCCACCTGCGCAAGTCGCTCTATGGCTTTTTCTGGAAGCAGCCAGGGAGCCTGGAAGTGGTGTCCGGCTGCACTGTGGCCATGCTCTTCATGGTGTACAATGGGGATGGCATCAAGCTGAGGCGGCGAGAGTACTACTTGATGCCAAACTTCCGACAGTATGAGAACAGTACGGGGCACATCCTggtgccctgggcagtgggcagcccACTTCACTTTGCAGGCTGGCACTGTTCCTGGTGCTTTAAGCCGGAGGGTATTCGCTACAAGCTCCTGTCTGCGCAGAACGGTGACTTCCCCCGCTGGGGGAATTACCAAGAGAAAAGGGAATTAAGCTACATTCGAGAGTTGATCCAGACGGGGGGCTGGTTTGACGGCACTGAGCAAGATTACCCCCCTGCGGACCCCAAAGAGCACATGTACGCTCCCAAATACCTGCTGCAAAACTTTGACAAGTACCGCTACATATTGGAGAATCCATATCGGAAAGAGAGCTGGGGCCCGGGACCTGTGAAAGCTGCTGAGATTTACAATCAGACTGGGAGGATTACATAG